The following is a genomic window from Adhaeribacter radiodurans.
CTCGCATACCCGCTTGCCCACCGGAGAAGGGGCTCAGTTAAATATATCGATAACGGGTTACCAACCTGTATTGCAAATTTTCAGGCAAATAATGCCACCTACCGCTCAGCCTGCCTTGGCCAAAATGAAATCCAATAGCCAGGTTTATTTAGTATGCCGGTTTAATGGCGTTAGCGGCCCCCGCATGCGCCCCCGTAGTATCATTAACTTTCGTTTAGTAAACGGGCAAATATATTTACCCGATAATAAAAGCTTACTTACCGGAGTGTCGCTGGTGGGCATGCTCGATAACGGCCCCAAGCATTTACCAGAAACGAGCCAATTAAATATCACTGATATTAAAGCAAAGTTGGGAAGTGGCTTTATTCAGATGCAATTGAGTTTAAAAGATTTTACGCAACCAGCATTTACTTTTCAGGGAAATGGCCAGATTGATTTACCTACTCTCACGCAATTACTTCCTTTACCATTAACGAAAGCCAACCAGGGTGTCATCTCGGGCAATTTAAAAATAAGCGGCGTATTACCTGATTCTTTACGCAGCAGTACACCCACCCTTTCCGGCCAGGGAGACATTCAATTACAAAAGGCCAATTTTCAACCCTCCGGATTTGCAGTTATGTGGCGCAATGTAAACGGCAAATTTAAATTTTCGGATAAAGATCTTCGATTGCAAAACTTAGGCGGCTTAATTGATGGCCATCCGTTTAAATTAAACGCTTCTATACAAAATTACTTGCCTTATCTCTTCGATCAACCTGGCCAGTTAAAAGCGAAAGTAGATTTCGAAGCTGAGAAACTACATCCCAATTGGCTACAAGGTAACTTGTACGCGAAGCTTTCTTCCTCGCCTGCTTCTGAATTTACCAAAGAGGTTTCTTTTACTGCAAATGCTAACCCGTACGTGCTGGCAAGCTTTCGTCCAGAAAAAAAGAGGACGCAAAAAAATGTTCAAAAGTCAGTTTCTTCTGGTGGTCAGACAAACCCGGTCCTTTTATCTTTGTTAAAAGCAGCCAGTTCCCAAATTAATGTGCGGGTCGGCACTTTCAATTTATCGGAGAAAGAAGCCTTTCGACAGCTTCGGTTCCAGGTAAACCAATTGGGCCGGAAGGTAACGCTTACTAATATGCACTTTATTTCGCCGGATGGAGGCAAGGCTTCTGCTTCGGGAGGATTTAAATTAACGCAAGAGGGTATTCAGATGCCGTATTTAAAAGCAAATTTGCATTACGATTTCCTGAATCTCCAGACTTTTATGCAGCATATAGCAAATTTGAAAGATCTGGTACCCAAATCTGACCGGCCATTAACTAAAACCCAACGCCGCCGGCGAGCTGCTTTACGCGAAAATAGCTTTTGGTTGCAATTAAATGCCAGTGCCCGCCGGGTAGAATACGAATATCTTAAAGGTTCAAACTTAGTATTGCGCGCCAACATAAACAAAGACCAGGCAAAACTTACCCAACTCAGTTTGCAAGCCTTTAATGGTCAGATAAACAGCCACGGCAATATGCTTTTACGAAATCCGAATGGCATGTACCCGATGCGTATTCAAGCCAAAATATCAAATATCGACCTGCAGCAATTTTTTGCCGTAGCGAATCAAATGAAACTGGATGTTTTGAGCAGCGAAAACGTTAGAGGACAAGTAGAATGCAACGTTTCATTTGTCACGCATTTAGATAATACTTTCTCCCCGTCTATAGATCGAACAGTAGCTTATGCGAATGCTACCTTTAAAGGAATGGAGTTAATTGAGGTGGCTCCTATTCAGAATGCCTTACGTTTCATGCGAAAAGAACGTACCGAACATTTATATTTTGATGACGTGACGACCAAATTTATTATGGAAAACAATCAGTTTATTACTCCGCGGTTGAGTATGAACAGTAACTTAACAGATTTTGAGTTAAGTGGTCGGTATGTAATGGGCGGCGGTGCTAACTTAAATATGGACATTAACGTTTTAAACGTTTTGTTTGGCAATAATAAAAAGCGCATCGAAAAAATACAGAACGATTCTCTTGAACTGGGTAATAGTTTAATTATGCAACATTTATTATTAACCCGCGAACAGGATAAATACAAAGTAAAACTTACTAACCGCAAAGACCGCGCTGCTAATAATAAGGCTTTAGTCGAAGAATTCAATAATATCTTACAACAGCACCGGCTAGATACTTTATTTACTTTAAATAAGTAAATTTAACGATCTTGTATTAAGCTACTTTGTTGGTTTTAGAGAGATAGCCTACAAAAAGTAGCGGTACAGTTATTTATAAGCTATAACCATCCCGGTATTGTCTTTTTACAAACTGATTGGCAACATCAAAATTAGTAATTTTCATATTTTGTCCGTCCCAGAGTAGCTTTTTACGGCCAGGGTTCGTGTAATCTTTGCCATCAGCGGTGGGTTGCTGGTAACTGTAGCTGCGTACAGCCAGATTTCCCATTAAAATGGTTTCTGTTAAAGGTCCTGCTATTTCAAACGGCGAACTGGTATAAGCTCCGTGCCCTTGTTTACACGCTTTCACCCATTGTTGCTGGTGTCCATCGGGCCCTCCTTCTACTAATGGCACGGTTACTTGCGGTAAGTTATTTTGCATGCGCGAGGTAGGTAAAAGCGTAGGTTTTCTGCCCCACATACCGGCGCTAATTTTTCCTTTCGTACCAATAAAAATCATTCCCCCATCCCGGTCACCTAAAGGTTCATCGGGCAATAGTTCTTCGGGGCGCTTCGGTAAAATACCCCCATCCGACCAACTAAAATCTACTGCCGGCATATTACCACGGGCCGGAAATCTAAAATAAATAACCGACGAAGGAGGGCAACTATCGGTAAAATGCGCTTCTTTAAAAAAGTCGACGTACACAGAACCCACACTACACTCTACCGATTCCGGATAATTTAATTTTAAGGCCCTGAACGGAACATCCATAATGTGGCAAGCCATATCACCTAAAGCACCCGTACCAAAATCCCACCAACCGCGCCACCGGAAAGGCATATACGCCTCGTGGTAAGGACGAACTGGTGCCGTACCTAACCATAAATCCCAGTCAACGGTTTTGGGAACGGGCATGGCTTGGGTGGGCGTAGGAATACCCTGCGGCCAAACAGGGCGGTTCGTCCAGGTATGTACGGTATGAACGTCTCCAATAAGGCCTTGCTGAATCCAGGTTTCTATGGTGCGGGTATCGTTGCCGCTGCTGCCCTGGTTACCCATTTGCGTAACTACTTTATAACGCTTGGCAGCCTGGGTAAGCATACGTGCTTCGTATATATCGTGGGTAAGCGGTTTTTCTACGTAAACGTGTTTGCCTAACTGCATGGCGGCCATAGCAATTGGTGCGTGCATGTGGTCAGGGGTACTTACAATTACGGCATCAATATCTTTTACTTCTTTTCGGGTAAGCAAGTGCCGGTAATCGTGGTAGAACCGGGCATTTGGCCATTTTAATCTTGCCTCCTGAGCTTGCCGCCCATCTACGTCGCATAAGGCTACAATATTATCCGTACCATTATTAAAAGCTCTTTCTAAATCTACTAAACCTTTACCCCCTACTCCTACCGAGGCAATGTTTAATTTATCGCTGGGAGCAATAAAATCAGTCCCTCCCAAAACATATCGCGGCACAATAAAAAAGCTGGCAACTGCCCTAGAACTGGTTTTCAAGAAAGTACGTCGGTTTGAAATTGTAAAATCGGATGCAGCAGTCATAAAAGTAATTGGCTTTAAGCTTAGAGATGGATTTAGATAAACAAGCATTAATTTACACTTATTTACTTACATACCAGTAGAGTTTACTTACTAAATACGACTTCAATCTGGTAAGTGAAATAGGAAAATGCATTATTAACTAAAAAAGTAAATTTTTCTGAATACCCGGGCTAAAAACAAACCTGACCCTAACACCATTTTAATTTGAGTTGCCAGGTATTCCTGCTTCTTCAAGCTTACAGGTCTATTTATTTCTATTTCTTTCTTATTTTCTGAATGCAGATAAAGTAAGAATATTCTTATTTTGATTCTGAATATATTCTTATATTGGAAAAGCAAAGCTTGTATCTGTTCTAATCGGATTGGCTTTAAGGTAGTGTTCAGATTTTTTAAATAATCTTTTCAACCATGTCAACTTCTTCTCGTCGAAAATTTATGCAACAATTAGGAGCCTCTGGTCTTTTACTAGCAGGTGGTTCTGTGCAGGCCTTAACCGAATCGCCGGAAACTATTGAGCAGCGAATTTTAGCCGTCGAAAAAAAGATTTCGGCAAATGACCGCATCCGGATTGCCTGCATTGGCATGGGCATTATGGGATATAACGATGTTCGTTCGGCGCTACAAGTACCAGGCGTGGAACTGGTTGCTGCCTGTGATTTATATACCGGCCGTTTAGAACGGGCAAAAGAATTATACGGAGCTAACCTAATTACTACCCGTGATTACCGCGAAATACTGGAACGTAGCGATATTGATGCCGTGATTATTGCCCCCAGCGATAATTGGCACGCCCGCATGACCATTGATGCCTTAAACAAAGGAAAAGCGGTGTACTGCGAAAAACCCATGGTGCAAAAAATTAGCGAGGGATTACCGGTAATTGAAGCGCAACGCAAGACAGGTAAACCATTGCAGGTGGGCAGCCAATGGGTAAGTGGTTTATCGGTGCAAAAAGGCCGGGAATTTTACAAAGCCGGCGAAATTGGGCAGCTTAACTTAATAGAAGCATCCACCGATCGTCAAAGCGCCTTGGGTGCCTGGCAATATACCATGCCTTTAGATGCCTCACCGGAAACAATTGACTGGGACCGTTACATTGCCGGAATGGGTAAAATACCATACGACCCGAAAAAGTTTTTCTGGTGGCGGAATTATCGCGATTTTGGTACCGGCATGGCTGGCGATTTATTTGTGCATTTGTTATCTACCATTCATACCGTACTCGATTCAAAAGGACCCACCAAAATATTTTCGACCGGAAATTTAAATTACTGGAAAGATGGCCGCGATGTACCCGATGTAATGACGGCCGTAATGGAATATCCGCAAACTGCCGAGCACCCGGCTTTTGAAGTAATGTTGCGGGTCAATTTTGTAAGCGGCATGGGTGAGGCAGGTACTTCCCGGTTTGTGGGCAGCGAAGGAGTTATGGAAATTGGAGGAAATTCGGTAACCGTGCGCCATAATAAAATGACAAAAGCACCCGGCATTGGTGGTTGGGATGCTTTGAACACCTATCCGCAAGCGATGCAGGAAAAAATACGGCACCAGTATAATCAGAAATACTCACCCGAGGACCAGAGCCCAGGACTTAAAACTTCTTTTGTGTATCAAACTCCTGGTGGTAACGACATGCATTTAGCCCATGTTACTAACTTTTTTGAAGCCGTGCGCAACGGTAAAAAAATTGTAGAAGATGCTGAGTTTGGATTTCGGGCTGCTGCTCCTAGTTTAGCCTGCAACGATAGCTATTTTGAAAAAAAGATTATCAACTGGGACCCCGTAAACATGAAAGTGGTGAAAGAAGGTAAAAAGTCAAAAACGTAATTTTATTTTTCTAATTCGTAAAAAACAAACATGAGTTTTCTAAAAGCTGAATGGCGTAAGTTAGCTTTTATCAACTACGAAATACAGCCCGACCTTTTAGAAGCGTTTTTGCCTTATGGTACCGAATTAGATTTTTATGATGAGAAATGCTACATAAGTCTGGTTGGGTTTCGGTTTCTAAATACCCGGTTACTGGGAGTTAAAATACCTTTTCACATAAATTTTGAAGAAGTAAATCTGAGGTTTTATGTAAAAAGATGGAAGAATAATGCCTGGCACCGGGGAGTTGTTTTTATAAAGGAAATTGTACCTAAACCAGCCATTACTTTTGTGGCCAATAATTTTTACAACGAAAAGTATGAAACATTGTCCATGCAACACCAATGGCTCGAAGATGAAAATTCAAGAGAAGTAGAATACCGGTGGAAGAAAAATAAAAAGTGGCAATACCTTAAAGTAAAAGCTGAAAAAGCAGCTACGCCCATTGTTACTGGAAGCGAAGCGGAATATATAACCGAACATTATTGGGGCTATGCCAAAGTAAACAATCAATGCAGCAATGAATATGAAGTGAAACACCCAAAATGGCTACAATACCACATTCTGGATTATGACTTAGCAGTAGATTTTACTTTGAATTACGGACCGATATTTAAGTTTTTGAATAACTGTTCACCTACTTCTGTATTATTAGCTGAAGGCTCAGAAGTATCAATCGAAAATAAAGCAATATTAAAATCTAGTTCATAAGTCAAACTAAATTAATCTGTACAAACTTTTCTGAATGTATCTGATTATAATACTTTTAACTATTACAATTTTCTTTTTAATAAAATTACAATTAAATAAAGCTAGTTGAATGAAATTTACCTAACCTAATTATCTTAAATAAAATTTATTACCTACAATATGGCTTTGTTTTTATCTTATTCATTACTACTTATTACTTACAATTACGCCTACTAACTTATGAAAACTTCCCGCAGAACATTTATTAAAACCAGTGCGGTAGCATTAGCTGGCTCGGCTCTTTGGAGCAAGCAGCTTTTTGCCGCTAAAAACCCAAAAGAAATCGTTGGTGTTCAACTTTATTCGGTGCGCGACGAGATGAAAGCCAACCCGCTGGATACGTTGCAAAAAGTTGCTAAAATGGGGTACAAAAACGTAGAGCACGCGGGTTATAGTAATGGTAAATTTTATGGCTACGAGGCATCTGAATTTAAGAAAATTCTGAATGATTTAGGCCTGAAAATGCCGAGCGGACACTCTGTTTTGGGAAAGCAACATTACGATGCTGATAAAAAGGACTTCACGGATGAATGGAAAAAAACCGTAGATGATTCAATTACAGTAGGTCAGAAATACGTGATTAGCCCTTCGATGGATGAGAGTTTACGGGAAGATGCAGATGGCTTAATGCGCTTTTTAGATGTATTTAACCAATGCGGGGAACTCTGCAAAAAAGCCGGCGTTAAATTTGGCTATCACAACCACGATTTTGAGTTTACAACCAAGCTGAATAATAAAACAATGTTCGATATTATTATGGAAAACACCGACTCAAAACTGGTGGCCCAACAGCTGGACATAGGCAATATGTATGGTGCGGGCGGACGGGCATTGGATATCATGAAAAAGTATCCGGGAAGGTTTGAATCGATGCACGTGAAAGATGAAATTAAAAGTGAGAAAGGTGAAATGGGTGGTTACGAAAGTACTATTTTAACCATGGGCGTGATACCCGTTAGGGAAATAATGGAACTAGGCCGGAAAATGGGCGGCACTACTCAGTTTATCATCGAACAAGAATCCTATCAAGGTAAAGAGCCATTAGTATGTATAAGCGAAGACTTAGCCATGGTGAAAAAATGGGGTTTCAAATAAGAGTAAAAAGTTAAAATTAAAAAAGCCTTTCTCCCCTAAGAGGAAGGCTTTTTTATTTTCGATCTAATTTATTTTTAGAGTATTTAATGCAAGTTTTACATACTACATTCCATAATAATATCTAATAGTAAAAAGAACCTTATAGAGTTCAAGTACCACAAATTTTCAAAACAGGATTGTTGGGGAATAGAAGTTTAAAACAGTTTTTTCTACTTACTCCCGTCTTCCTGGAAGTATTTAACCGATTTAGAATGACTGCCGCAGATTAGTCTAGAAAGTTATAGTAGTTAATCTCTTTTACTACCAATAATCTGTTCTTCTTTTCTGCCGGTTAGATCCTTCCAGGATGACAAAAGAGGAAGAAGTATGTATTACTTAATTACAGCTCAGGCAGGTTTTCGACATTCCTGTTTTCAATACCCATCAGGTTGGCTTCTTTTTAATCTACTCTTATGATAATTAGTACATACTGGCTGTTAATAAATATTTAGGTAAACAGAAGTTTTATTCCGCATTGATAAGGATCAAAAGTAACCAAAAACTTTTTAAACCTTCTCTAAAGTACCTTTCAGGTGCGTGATATTTGTAGTTTATCCGTAATCCAAAGAATAAATATAGCTTCCGCAACCAATGTAAACGGAATCACAGATAAATTTTTAAAGAAAAGTAAAATTGTCCATTCCGAGGAGGTAGTCATTAAAATACCTTTATTTTTGAGGGATAGCAAAAGGCAAGTTTTATAAGCTAGGTGCTCTATTAATAAATTTATTAGAAAAGCTATCAGCAAAAAGCAGGCAAAGTTAAGCAGTATGGCTACCCATTGCTTTTTTATTCTTCGCTTTGCTGCTACCAATAGTTGTCGTCGGTTAGCTTTCTGCGTTAAAAATAGCTTAATTCTGACCAGCCCTTTTTTTAAACTGGCGAACCCAAGCACGTAGACAAAAAGTAAAATACGCGCCGATTAAATAATTACTTCTAAAGCAATATTTAACCACAAAGGTATTTGACCAAAGCCACCTAATTGAATTACTCGGCCAAAGGCCGCTACCAAGCCAAGTGCTAATGTTAAATTAAAGTGCTTTTTTACAAAATAAAGTAATCGACTAGCCAGGTAGCTTCAGAAGTCAGATTATATCATTTCATGTCCTTAATTATTAAAGTTCAAAAACTTTTATAATCAGGTTAATATACAGGGAAGCTGTTTAGCATTTAAAAAAGTAAAAAATTTTGCCTTAGGTGGTGTCCTCGTCACGTCACTTTGAAGGAGCTGACAACAAATTAATTGAGGCGAAAATTAACTGGTAATGGAAAAACTACTATAATGCGAAAAAGCTTCAGAAAAAATTTACTAAATTTTAACTATGTTGAAAATAGATTCAGCTACTTAACCTTTATAACGCTTCCTTGAAAATAAGATTTGATTTATTGTTTTTGAAAAGAGGTAATAAATTCATTTAATCAAAATGAAGTTAATTTTCCCAAATCTGATTCATTTCTGTTAACACAATGGGTGTACTATCGGTAATAATAATGGTATGTTCGTGCTGTGCCACAAAACCGCCTTTATTGCCTATCAAAGTCCATCCATCTTTTTGGGTAAGCGCTTTGGTAGAAGCGGTTGAAATAAACGTTTCTACGGCTACAACCGAATTTTTCTTAAACCTGGTTAAGTTAAATTTGTCCCGATAATTAGCTATTTCGTGGGGTTCTTCGTGTAAACTGCGGCCAATACCATGGCCCGTTAAATTCTGAATAACTTTATAGCCCGCTTTTTTCGCTTCAGTTTCTATTAAATAGCCAATATCAGAAATACGAACTCCACCTTTTATGTTAAAAATGGCTTTCCGTAATATTTGTTTAGAAGCTTCTATTAAAGGTTGATGCTGATGAATGTCTTCGCCTAAAACAAATGAGCCACCATTATCCGCCCAATAACCATTTAGCTCCGCCGACACATCAATATTAATTAAATCGCCTTCTTTTACTATTTTCTGAACAGAGGGTATTCCGTGCGCAATTTCGTTGTTCAGGCTAATACAAGTCCAACCCGGAAAATTATAAGTCAGCCGCGGAGCCGATTTCGCACCTAAGTCGTTTAATACCTGACCGCCAAATTCATCAATTTCCAGAGTAGTCATCCCTGGCCGCACGTAATTCCTCATTTCTTTTAACGTATACGCTACCGCTGCGCTGGCATTTTGCATCCCTATTAAATCGGCTTCTTTGGAGATGGACATATATTTAATTAATTAGGTGAAAAACTAGAATAATTATATAAGTAGTTTACTCATCTTTTCAGATTTAAAAGATGAATACACTTGTAACTTTAATTTAAAGAAACGAATTACTTTACATAATATTAGCAATAATTATCTACTAAAAGGGAGAGTCCGTTTTTCGGCGCTGCTTTGCCGGGCCAGTTCAATAATCCGGATAGTTTGGCGGGCTTGTTCGGGCGTTACGGCTAGTTCAGTTTCTCCGCATAGAACCTGGTAAACATTCACGTAAAATTCGCGGTAATCACCGGGTTCACTTTCTATTTTACCCATTAAGTGCTGGCCTTGGTACTCGGTGTTAATAGTTCCCCAATTTGCCTCCGGTTCTTTTCCCCAATTGGGTGTATGGAGCGGGTGCAAACCTTCCTTTAAAGCAGCTTCCTGCACATCCAGGCCGTACTTAATGTACGTTCCATTTTCGCCGTGTAGTACGTGAACCGGGCCTAATTGGCGCACCAGCATACCAGCTTTTAAGGTAACCTTTAACTGCGGATAATCTAAAACAATGGTAAAATTATCAATGGTTTTTCCGTTAGTGCGTTGTATGCGTTCATCGGCAGTAATGGCTTCGGGTAAACCAAACAAACACTGGGCTTCGTCGATTAAGTGGGCACCTAAATCATACAAAATACCGGAACCAGGAGTATCTTCTTCGCGCCAGGCACCGGCTCGTAAAAAAGGCCGGTAACGGTCGAAGTGAACTTCTAATTCTATTATTCGCCCCAACATTTGGTTTTCTATTATCTTCCGGAGAGTTTTGGCATTGCTGTCCCAACGGCGGTTATGGTGAACCGTTAATACCCGATTTTGCCGCGCCGCTAAATCAATTAATTTATCTGCTTCCTCTGCCGTTATGGTAAAAGGTTTATCCACCACCACGTGCTTACCCGCCAGAAGTGCTTTTTCGGCCAATGAATAATGAGAACTGTTGGGAGTAGCAATTACTACTAACTCTATTTCCTGATCCGAAATAATAGCTTCCGAATCCGGAACAATTACCGCATCGGGGTAACGCGCTTGAGCCAGTTGAATATTGTCGGGTTTGGTTTCCCTGATTTTGGTTAGTTGAAGTCCGGGCACGGCCGTAATAACCGGCGCATGAAAAACCTGGCCGGCCATACCGTAACCAATTAAACCAACTTTAATATTTTTAGGCATATAGATAGGTGAAATGTATAAAATAAATTAATGAAGGATGCGAGCAAAACTACTAACTAAAATTTAAATTTAACCAGGAAAATTGCTTCGTTTAAAGTAAATTAAATACAGCTATTTAATTAAGATTATCCCGACGATTAAACCTTTCTTCTCCTTGGCAAGCTGGTTAAATTTACTAAATTAGGAGCGATTCAAATGAACCCTATTCTAATTTAAAAATTCACTTTAAATATTAATACAGTTTAATTAAGAAGAAAAATCTAAATTGTGACTTTTATCAACATTACATAAGAACCTGTATTTGACACACCTTTACCTGTAACAAAAATGGCTATTACTACAGCTGCTGCTACCCAGCGATTTACCGCCCTGGACGTTTTCCGGGGAATGACGGTTTGCTTTATGATTATTGTGAACACCCCAGGTAACGGTGCTACTACCTTTAGCCCATTGCTGCACGCCAAGTGGCACGGGTTCACTCCGACGGATTTAGTTTTCCCGTCCTTCCTTTTTGCGGTGGGTAATGCTCTGAGCTTTGTCATGCAACGTTACCGCACTATGGCTCAGGGCCAGGTAATAAGCAAGATTTTAAAACGGGTTTTTATTATTTTTATGCTGGGTTACCTTATGTACTGGTTTCCGTTTGTGCATTACGAACAAGGTCAGTTAGTGGGTAATCCCATTGAAAATACCCGCATTTTTGGGGTTTTACAGCGCATTGCTTTGGCCTTTGGCATAGCGGCACTTTTAATTTATTTTCTACAATGGCGAAGAGCGTTGGTAGTTTCTATCATCGGACTTTTTGTGTATTGGGCTTTGCTGTTAATTTTTGGAGAACCGGGTGCTCAATTGACCTTGCATGGCAATGCGGTTTTAAAACTGGATAATTGGCTGATTGGACCTTCGCATTTGTACATGGGCGAAGGGGTACCTTTTGACCCGGAAGGATTATTGAGTACGTTACCTGCCATTGCCAATGTGACCGCTGGATTTGCAGCGGGTTATTTCCTGCAAAAACAAGGCAAAAACTTCGAAGCTCTGGCTAGATTACTTTTAGTAGGTTGCGTGTTATTGTTTATAGCTTATGCCTGGAATTTAGCCTTCCCGATTAACAAGAAATTATGGACGAGCTCTTTTGTAGTGCTAACGGTAGCCATAGATTGTATTTTACTAGGCATGCTGGTGTACGTAATTGATCTGCGGCATAAAACCCGCTGGACGTACTTTTTTGAAGTATTCGGTCGTAACCCCTTGTTTATTTATTTACTTTCCGAAGTGCTGGCAATTTTGCTATACTTTTTTCAGAGCGGTGAAGGAAGTTTATACAGCGCTATTTACCAAAAAATATTTTCCCCTTTAGGCGGCTATCTAGGTTCACTAGCATTTGCCTTAAGTTTCATGCTGCTTTGCTGGTTTGTAGGTTATTTGCTGGATAAGCGAAAGATTTATATTAGGGTGTAATATCATTTACCATTTATCAGTTACCATTTACCAAGTTCCATTTGCCATTTACCAAGTGCCATGTTACAGTAAATAGCGTTTAGTAGTTTAAATAACAAAATAGCTTTTTTTTACGAATTGCT
Proteins encoded in this region:
- a CDS encoding acyltransferase family protein, with product MAITTAAATQRFTALDVFRGMTVCFMIIVNTPGNGATTFSPLLHAKWHGFTPTDLVFPSFLFAVGNALSFVMQRYRTMAQGQVISKILKRVFIIFMLGYLMYWFPFVHYEQGQLVGNPIENTRIFGVLQRIALAFGIAALLIYFLQWRRALVVSIIGLFVYWALLLIFGEPGAQLTLHGNAVLKLDNWLIGPSHLYMGEGVPFDPEGLLSTLPAIANVTAGFAAGYFLQKQGKNFEALARLLLVGCVLLFIAYAWNLAFPINKKLWTSSFVVLTVAIDCILLGMLVYVIDLRHKTRWTYFFEVFGRNPLFIYLLSEVLAILLYFFQSGEGSLYSAIYQKIFSPLGGYLGSLAFALSFMLLCWFVGYLLDKRKIYIRV